The genomic window TAATACCTATAATTATCCAGAAAATTAGTCCTTTAAAGATATTGTTTGTGGGCACTTTTATTTGTTGTTTTTTATTTTTGTTTTTTTGTTTATTTTCATCCATTCTTTTTTCACCTTCTTTTTTATTTGTTTTAAATATTCTTCTTTGTTTTTTGCTTTTTCTATTGCAGATATCAAAGCAACTCCGTCTGCTCCATTTTTTATTACTTCCTTTACATTATCTTTATTTATACCTCCAATTGCCACTAATGGAATATTTATTTTCTTTTTTATATCCTTTATAATTGTAGTACCTACTACTTTTCTTTCTTTTTTTGTTGGGGATGGATAAATTGCTCCAATTGCTAAATAATCAATATCCTTCCCCTTATATTTTAAAACTTCTTCTAATGAATTCGTTGAAACCCCTATAATTTTGTCCGGTATAACTTTTCTTGCATCCTCACCACTTATATCTCTATCTCCTAAATGAACTCCATCTGCATCAACAATTTCACATATATCAACTCTATCATTTATAATGTATATTATCTCATCTGGTATAACTTTTTTCAATTTTTTTGCTATATCTAAGAAATATTTTATATTTTCTCCTTTATATCTTAATTGAATTATATCAACTTTTCCTTTTATTATTTCCTCTGTAATGCTAAAAATATTTTTATTATCCTCTAAATTTATAATTGCATAAACAAATGGAAGAAGTATTTTTTTTCTTGAAATTAAAGTTGTAATTTGTTTTTCTAAATTGTAAAACTCAAACCTTAAATCATGAAATATACTTGAAATTTTACCATCAATACACTTTGAATATTCTTCAATTGCCCTCAGCCCTTCTTCAACCCTTAAACAATTTTTCTCTATTATTCTTTTTATATTTTCTTTTTCTTTTACATCATAATTCTTTCCAACATCATAAGAACTTTCTCTTGTTTTATGTAAGAAAATAATTGGGAAGTTTTTAATTACTTCCTTTATAAATTTATGTCTGAAATCTTTTATTTTCTTAAAAATTTCTTCATTTTCTAAATAAAATCTTATTCCATCTTCTATAACTCTCAAGCCCTCTCTTGTTCTATTAAAATTTGCATCAATTATTCTAACTCTTTTGTCCATTTTTAATTTTTTTAATTATATTTGTTGTTGATATATTTCCAATAAGAGGAAAAATATAGACCTTACCACCATACTTTTCAACAATATCTTTACCTACTACATCTTCTTTTTTATAATCCCCTCCTTTTATTAAAATATCTGGTTTTATTATTTTTATTAGTTTTTCAGGAGTAGTTTGACCAAAAGGAACAACATAATCAACAAATTCTATTGCAGAAATAATTTCAATACGCTGATTTTCATTTAAAATAGGTCTATTTTTACCTTTTATTTTTTTAATTGAACTATCTTTGTTTATTCCAACTATAACAACATCTCCAAGTTGTTTTGCTTTTTTTAGAAGTTTTATATGCCCTGAATGTATAATATCAAAACACCCATTTGTAAAAACAATTTTCTTCTTTTCCCTTTTTAATTCATTTACTATTTTGACTATTTCCTTAAAACTCTTTTTCTTTCTCATTATTCAACAAGAGAACAAATAATATGATAAATTAGGCAGTGGACTTCCTGAATTCTTGGTGTGTCTTCGGAAGGGACTGATAAAGTAAGAGATGAAATTTTTGATAAAGAATTTGGTTCTTTACCTGTGAAGGAAATTATTTCCATTCCAACTTTTTTCCCTTTATGAGCAGCAAGTAATATATTTTCTGATTCTCCTGATGTAGAGAAACATATAAGTATATCTCCTTTTTCACCAAGACATTCTACCTGTCTTTCAAATATTTTTTTAAAAGAATAGTCATTACTTATGCTTGTTAATATAGATGTATCTGTTGTAAGAGAAATAAATGGATATGGTTTTCTTTCTTTTTTAAATCTTCCAACCATTTCACCTGCAAAATGCTGGCAATCTGCTGCACTTCCACCATTTCCACATAAAAGAACTTTTTTCTTATTTTCTAAACATTTTTTTATCATTAAGGCAGCAGACAATATCCTGTCAATATTTTCTTTTTCAAGAAGTTCTTTTTTTAGTTTTATACTTTCTTCTATTTCCTTTTTTATTTTCTCAATATTATTGTTCTGGTTCATCTTCTGTTTGTTCAGGTATTTTTTCATTTAAAAATTCTTCTTTTGATATATTGGTTACATATACTTCAATATTTGAAACTCTCTCAACCCCAACAGCATCCTGTAAATAGTTCTTTGTTATTTCCTGGATTGTAGCACATGTTTCTGGTATATTATGTCCAGAAGTTAATTTTAGATAAAACTTTGTTTCAAGCCCTTTTGGAGAAACATAATTTTTAACTCTCAATGATTTGATACCATCTATTTGTTTAGATATTAATGCAGTAATAGAGTCCTCAATTGCTTTTAAAGAGATTTTCACCTCTCCACCGGGATTATCAAAAGAAATATTTTTTGTTTTATTTATATATTCAAACCAGTTTACAATATATATAACTCCTAAAATAACCAGTACCATCCCAACTGCACCAATTGCTGCTACATTCTTTTTTAAAAAGGTAGAAAGAATATCAACATAGTA from bacterium includes these protein-coding regions:
- the thiE gene encoding thiamine phosphate synthase, translated to MDKRVRIIDANFNRTREGLRVIEDGIRFYLENEEIFKKIKDFRHKFIKEVIKNFPIIFLHKTRESSYDVGKNYDVKEKENIKRIIEKNCLRVEEGLRAIEEYSKCIDGKISSIFHDLRFEFYNLEKQITTLISRKKILLPFVYAIINLEDNKNIFSITEEIIKGKVDIIQLRYKGENIKYFLDIAKKLKKVIPDEIIYIINDRVDICEIVDADGVHLGDRDISGEDARKVIPDKIIGVSTNSLEEVLKYKGKDIDYLAIGAIYPSPTKKERKVVGTTIIKDIKKKINIPLVAIGGINKDNVKEVIKNGADGVALISAIEKAKNKEEYLKQIKKKVKKEWMKINKKTKIKNNK
- the rfaE2 gene encoding D-glycero-beta-D-manno-heptose 1-phosphate adenylyltransferase, with the translated sequence MRKKKSFKEIVKIVNELKREKKKIVFTNGCFDIIHSGHIKLLKKAKQLGDVVIVGINKDSSIKKIKGKNRPILNENQRIEIISAIEFVDYVVPFGQTTPEKLIKIIKPDILIKGGDYKKEDVVGKDIVEKYGGKVYIFPLIGNISTTNIIKKIKNGQKS
- the amaP gene encoding alkaline shock response membrane anchor protein AmaP gives rise to the protein MKIFGRIVSAIYILAGIIFSIFLLIIWANPYYVDILSTFLKKNVAAIGAVGMVLVILGVIYIVNWFEYINKTKNISFDNPGGEVKISLKAIEDSITALISKQIDGIKSLRVKNYVSPKGLETKFYLKLTSGHNIPETCATIQEITKNYLQDAVGVERVSNIEVYVTNISKEEFLNEKIPEQTEDEPEQ
- a CDS encoding SIS domain-containing protein encodes the protein MNQNNNIEKIKKEIEESIKLKKELLEKENIDRILSAALMIKKCLENKKKVLLCGNGGSAADCQHFAGEMVGRFKKERKPYPFISLTTDTSILTSISNDYSFKKIFERQVECLGEKGDILICFSTSGESENILLAAHKGKKVGMEIISFTGKEPNSLSKISSLTLSVPSEDTPRIQEVHCLIYHIICSLVE